The DNA window CTCACACTGCAGCATGAATTTCCAAGGTGTGTCTCCAAATGACTATAACCCATGAAAAACCAGGAGCCTCCAAATGTTTCAGTCTAAAGGTTAATAATATCATTCCACTCAGTTTTCTATCTGTTCTGTAGACAAAATCTAGATACAATTTGCTGCAGAGctttctttttaaggaaaagtgCTATGACTGGAAGGAGGAAATAGTCTTCTGGGTAGGTTGGATGTTTCTGTTGTATTGGCTGATTTCTGTGATCAAGCATGGAAATATTGGCTGAAGAGCAGTGGttcacaggcagcaggaagagaagcagctgcagcgGGAATTATTAAGGAAAGCAGTCACGATGTTCCTCTAACCTTGCTAGACATGGGAACTTTGAAGGCAGGTAAGTGATGGGTCTTGCCCTATAGGGCTGTAACTTTGACAGAGGAACCCCTTTGCAGACTCTGCCACAGTAGCCTCCCATCCTTGAGTCACATTCCCTTCCCACTCACCTCAATCTCCATGCCCTCACTGTGCCCTGAGAAGATACCAAGGGGCTGTCTCCTGTGCTGTCAGCTCATGGTGGCTGACATGCAGCAGGTCTTGGTGGTCTCCCTGTCTGGACTTCCCCTTCAGAGAAAGCAGGGAGTTAGTCATTGCTAGTTCCTCTGTTCACTCCAGCAGGTGACAGAACCATGGGTGACACACAGAAGATCAGCCTTCATCAGGAACTTCAACAGGAAAGTTCAATGAGAGCTGAACTCTGGCTGTTCCCCTCCAGGAAGCTCACAGGACATTCCCTCCAGGAGGCCGATCAAAGACAGGaccacaggcaggagctggaaatAGCAAGTGAGATGGAGACATGTTTTCCAAAGAGACGGGGAATGGTACCTCCTTATGGGATGGAAGTCTGGGAATGCAAGGAGAGTGGCAAAGCCCACATCAGCAAGGCTGTCCTTGCTGGCAATGAGCCACACCTGCCTATGTGTGGGAATGGCGCCGTTTGGATTCAGCAGGTGGGGGAGAAAACCTACAAGTGTCCcgagtgtgggaagagcttcagtcGGAGTTCATACCTGAGCCAGCACCAGAGGATCCACCAGGCAGAGAAACCCTTCAGCTGCTCCGAATGTGGGAAGAGTTTTACCCGCAATTCGGACCTGATCAAACACCAGCGGATCCACACAGGGGAGAAGCCCTACCAGTGCAGCGAGTGCCAAAAGACCTTCAGCCAGAGGTCAAATGTGATCAGGCACCAGCGCACCCACACGGGAGAGAGACACTACCTGTGCAATGAATGTGGGAAAAGCTTCAGCCAGAACTCACATCTCATTGTCCACCAGCGAAGCCACAAGGGTGAGAAACCCTTCAATTGCCCACGGTGTGAGAAAAGCTTCAGTGACCGCTCCTCCCTGATCATACATCGGAGGGTTCACACTGGAGAGAAGCCCCACAAGTGCCAGGAGTGTGGGAAGCATTTCCGGGACAGCTCAGCCATCATTCGACACCAGAGGATTCACACGGGAGAGAAACCCTACAAGTGCACAGAGTGTGGGAAGACTTTTCGGCAGAGCTCCTCACTGGTGACCCACATGCGTACGCACACAGGTGAGAGGCCCTACAAGTGCCCCGTGTGCGGGAAGGGCTTCAGCCAAAGCTCGGCACTCACCACTCACCGCCGGATCCATGGGGGAAAGGCCTTGCCCCTGTGCCACGGCTTCCTGCCCAGTCCCTTCCAGTGCACCGAGTGTGGCCGGAGGTGCAGCGACCACTCCACCCTGGCCAAGCACCAGAGCCTGCACACCGAGGAGCGGCCCCACATCTGCGTGGAGTGCGGGGACAGCTTCCGCCGGAGTTCAGCTCTCAACGTGCACCTGAGGATCCACCGTGGTGAGAAACCCTACAAGTGTGAGGAGTGTGGGAAAACGTTCCGGCACAGCTCGGCCCTCGGTGCCCACCTGAGGATCCACACGGGAAACAAGCCCTACAAGTGTGTCGAGTGTGAGAAAACCTTCCGTAAAAGTTCAACACTTAAAGTGCATTTGAAAATCCACGCAGCCAAGAAACCTCATAAATGTCTGGTGGGTAGAAGAATCCTCACCTCCCCCTCACTTCTGCTATAAACCTGGAGTGGATGTTCAGAGCAGGAATATAAAGTAGTTTTTGGGGGTATCTGAATGCATGGTGAGAACCATGGGAAGAGACTGACTGGAGAGGTGGTGTATTTGGTGTTAGGGCTGGGTGTTCAACCCCAGAAGCACAAAAAACTTCAGGAGATTTGGAAACCGGGAGCCAGTCCCAAGAGTTGAGTGCTGGGGGTTTAGGAAGAGTGCCAAGAGCTTGAGGAATGAGCACCAGCTTCAGAGTAAGTGGGTACTGTGAATATATGCTAGAATAATAACTGGGAGAATTTGGCTTGTAAAATACAGCTAAGGTGAAGATCAAAATAGTGTTCCTGGTTGGTTCTGACTCAAATCTTTGGCTTGTTAAGATGTTGTAGTAGACTTAGGAACTCTTATTTCTATTACCTTCCCTTATTTTTCATGAACATAGTAAGTTTACATAGTGTTTGACAGAGCATTTCCAGATCTTTTCAGAGTGAGACTTTGGAGCTGAACTTCCATctgtttgtcttttctttctattttccaAATCTTACATGGGACAAAGAATACGCACCTCATGATAGCTTGGTAACACAAAACTCTaatggctgctcccaggaaaccTGAATATAGAAGTACTTCCAGTTGAAAGGCAGTCTGTAGGTTCTCCCATATTTGTTGTTGCTAATTTGAAACTCCTTCCAACTTGGGACATCAacaaaacagggacaaaaatgTGGTCTTATATTTTTTAACCCaaaaaaagagaggatttgCCCCCAGATGTCCTAGTCTGAACCGGTACACGGTGAGTTCTCGCTGCTGGTCCAGAGACTGATTGCAATTGTCTTGTTCTTTTTATGCAGCTCTTCTTTAGGTCGCTATTGTTTCCGGAGCATTAACATAAACAGGTTGGCATTTAAGGACTGCGTATTACATAAACCTATGTTGCTATGTTTTATTACACTGCGTTTCCATCctcaataaaacattttttttttaaaatttctcctCGGTAATCCAATTTTCTCTCCCTGCGTGCGATGCGAGGGAACGCGAGTGAGCGACGGGCGGGCTTTGGAGCTCGGGAAGGGGAGGATCTGCGCGGAGAGGGCAGCGCGGGGCGGCCCTTCCGCCGTGTCACGGGAAGGGGCGGGAGCGGCGCTCGGTTCGAAGCGGGGCGGGATGGAGAGCGGCGGGACGGAGAGCGGAGCGGCAGCGGGCCTCGCGCCGGGCCGATTCCCGTTCCCCTACGCTCCGTACCGCATCCAGGAGCAGTTCATGGAGGCGCTGTACGGCGCGCTGGAGGCCGGCCGGGTTGGCATCTTCGAGAGCCCCACGGGCACGGTGAGGCGGCGGGGCCGAGCCGCGGCTGGGGCCGAGCGGGGCCGCGGCGGCAGCGCTGTTCACCTCGTTGTCTCTCCGTGACAGGGAAAATCGCTGAGCCTCATCTGCGGGGCCCTGTCGTGGCTCCGGGACTGGGAGGAGAAGCGGCGGCAGGAGGAGGCGCGGCTGCTGGCGCTTGGGGCTGGCGGGCAGGACGGGCTGACCCCGCAGCAGGCACGGCCGGACGGCGGGGGCGCGGCCGGGCAGCCGGACTGGGTCACGGCCTTCGTGCAGAAGAAAGAGGAGCGGGACATGGTGAACAGGCTGAAGGTGGGGGAGCGCTCGTGTGTAGAGGGTCGGGAGGGTTGATACCATGTGGTCACAGAAtggctggggctggaagggacccctgGGGGTCACCTAGAGCAGCCTCTCTGCTCGAGCAGGCGGCTTTTTAGCATCTCCCGGGAaggggactccaccacctctctgggcaaacTGTTCCTGTATCCTGGATAATGAGCGGAAAAAACGTGAGGCAAATTTAATAGTGGTGTGTCTTTGCCGGCAGGTTGCCCAGGACAAGAAGCTACAGTGCTTTGTAACACT is part of the Cinclus cinclus chromosome 4, bCinCin1.1, whole genome shotgun sequence genome and encodes:
- the LOC134043009 gene encoding zinc finger protein 239-like, whose amino-acid sequence is MCGNGAVWIQQVGEKTYKCPECGKSFSRSSYLSQHQRIHQAEKPFSCSECGKSFTRNSDLIKHQRIHTGEKPYQCSECQKTFSQRSNVIRHQRTHTGERHYLCNECGKSFSQNSHLIVHQRSHKGEKPFNCPRCEKSFSDRSSLIIHRRVHTGEKPHKCQECGKHFRDSSAIIRHQRIHTGEKPYKCTECGKTFRQSSSLVTHMRTHTGERPYKCPVCGKGFSQSSALTTHRRIHGGKALPLCHGFLPSPFQCTECGRRCSDHSTLAKHQSLHTEERPHICVECGDSFRRSSALNVHLRIHRGEKPYKCEECGKTFRHSSALGAHLRIHTGNKPYKCVECEKTFRKSSTLKVHLKIHAAKKPHKCLVGRRILTSPSLLL